A window of Taeniopygia guttata chromosome 14, bTaeGut7.mat, whole genome shotgun sequence contains these coding sequences:
- the SNX8 gene encoding sorting nexin-8 isoform X2, with translation MTAAAMDGEPPAGTAADLAKPPVNEPREAEQFLMQTPQGNPLLLSHTLQELLSKDSVQVELIPEKKGLFLKHVEYEVSSKRFKCSVYRRYNDFVVFHEMLLQKFPYRMVPALPPKRMLGADREFIESRRRALKRFINLVARHPPFSEDVLLKLFLSFSGSDVQNKLRELVQGVGDEFVTCRLATQAKDFLPADIQAQFAASRELIRNIYNSFYKLRDRAERIASRAIDNASDLLIFGKELSALGSDTTPLPSWAALNNNTWGTLKQALKGLSVEFALLADKAVQQGKQEENDVVEKLNLFLDLLQSYKDLCERHEKGVLHKHQRALHKYSMMKKQMMSATVQNKEPESVEQLESRIVEQENAIITMELRNYFSLYCLHQETQLIHIYLPLTSHILGAFVNSQIQGHKEMSKVWNELKPKLSCLFVGSSSMPTPPLSPPEGNFFSN, from the exons ATTTGGCAAAGCCTCCAGTAAATGAACCAAGGGAAGCGGAACAGTTTCTAATGCAGACGCCCCAGGGAAAtccactgctgctttcccacACCCTACAAGAGCTATTGAGCAAGGATAGTGTGCAGGTGGAGCTTATACCTGAGAAGAAGGGCCTTTTTCTGAAACACGTGGAATATGAGGTTTCCAGCAAG CGATTCAAGTGCTCGGTGTACAGACGCTACAACGACTTTGTGGTGTTCCACGAGATGCTGCTGCAGAAGTTCCCGTACCGCAtggtgccagcactgccccCAAAGAGGATGCTGGGAG CTGATCGCGAGTTCATAGAATCGAGGAGGAGAGCGCTGAAGCGATTTATAAACCTGGTGGCTCGACATCCCCCTTTCTCAGAAGATGTGCTCTTGAAACTCTTCCTGTCCTTCAGTGGCTCA GATGTACAGAATAAGCTAAGAGAATTGGTCCAGGGAGTAGGAGATGAATTTGTGACTTGCAGATTAGCTACCCAGGCCAAG GACTTCCTCCCAGCTGACATTCAGGCCCAGtttgctgccagcagggagctgatcagaaatatttataaCAGCTTTTATAAGCTCCGGGACCGTGCAGAGAGAATCGCCTCCCGAGCCATCGATAACGCCTCCGACCTCCTCATATTTGGGAAAGAGCTAAG TGCTTTGGGTTCAGACACTACTCCGCTTCCTTCCTGGGCTGCTTTGAATAACAACACATGGGGGACTCTGAAACAAGCCTTGAAGGGTCTGTCTGTTGAATTTGCACTTCTGGCAGATAAGGCTGTGCAGCAG GGTAAACAGGAAGAGAATGATGTGGTGGAGAAGTTGAACCTTTTCCTGGATTTACTCCAGTCCTATAAA GACCTGTGTGAAAGGCACGAGAAGGGGGTATTGCACAAGCACCAGCGAGCGTTGCACAAGTACAGCATGATGAAGAAGCAGATGATGAGTGCCACTGTGCAGAACAAAGAGCCAGAATCAGTGGAGCAACTGGAGTCTCGGATTGTGGAG CAAGAAAATGCGATCATAACCATGGAGCTGCGGAATTACTTCTCCTTGTACTGCCTGCATCAGGAGACACAGCTCATCCACATCTACCTGCCTCTCACATCTCACATTTTGGGGGCCTTTGTCAACTCCCAGATTCAGGGTCACAAAGAG ATGAGTAAAGTTTGGAATGAATTGAAGCCGAAGTTGAGCTGCCTTTTTGTGGGATCCAGCAGTATGCCAACTCCGCCACTCTCACCTCCAGAGGGAAATTTCTTTTCCAATTAA
- the SNX8 gene encoding sorting nexin-8 isoform X1: MSYCTKERACSDLAKPPVNEPREAEQFLMQTPQGNPLLLSHTLQELLSKDSVQVELIPEKKGLFLKHVEYEVSSKRFKCSVYRRYNDFVVFHEMLLQKFPYRMVPALPPKRMLGADREFIESRRRALKRFINLVARHPPFSEDVLLKLFLSFSGSDVQNKLRELVQGVGDEFVTCRLATQAKDFLPADIQAQFAASRELIRNIYNSFYKLRDRAERIASRAIDNASDLLIFGKELSALGSDTTPLPSWAALNNNTWGTLKQALKGLSVEFALLADKAVQQGKQEENDVVEKLNLFLDLLQSYKVSSAVLPTRKLFRASLCSLEGVTPTGWKTDLCERHEKGVLHKHQRALHKYSMMKKQMMSATVQNKEPESVEQLESRIVEQENAIITMELRNYFSLYCLHQETQLIHIYLPLTSHILGAFVNSQIQGHKEMSKVWNELKPKLSCLFVGSSSMPTPPLSPPEGNFFSN; encoded by the exons ATGTCCTACTGTACCAAAGAGAGAGCTTGCTCAG ATTTGGCAAAGCCTCCAGTAAATGAACCAAGGGAAGCGGAACAGTTTCTAATGCAGACGCCCCAGGGAAAtccactgctgctttcccacACCCTACAAGAGCTATTGAGCAAGGATAGTGTGCAGGTGGAGCTTATACCTGAGAAGAAGGGCCTTTTTCTGAAACACGTGGAATATGAGGTTTCCAGCAAG CGATTCAAGTGCTCGGTGTACAGACGCTACAACGACTTTGTGGTGTTCCACGAGATGCTGCTGCAGAAGTTCCCGTACCGCAtggtgccagcactgccccCAAAGAGGATGCTGGGAG CTGATCGCGAGTTCATAGAATCGAGGAGGAGAGCGCTGAAGCGATTTATAAACCTGGTGGCTCGACATCCCCCTTTCTCAGAAGATGTGCTCTTGAAACTCTTCCTGTCCTTCAGTGGCTCA GATGTACAGAATAAGCTAAGAGAATTGGTCCAGGGAGTAGGAGATGAATTTGTGACTTGCAGATTAGCTACCCAGGCCAAG GACTTCCTCCCAGCTGACATTCAGGCCCAGtttgctgccagcagggagctgatcagaaatatttataaCAGCTTTTATAAGCTCCGGGACCGTGCAGAGAGAATCGCCTCCCGAGCCATCGATAACGCCTCCGACCTCCTCATATTTGGGAAAGAGCTAAG TGCTTTGGGTTCAGACACTACTCCGCTTCCTTCCTGGGCTGCTTTGAATAACAACACATGGGGGACTCTGAAACAAGCCTTGAAGGGTCTGTCTGTTGAATTTGCACTTCTGGCAGATAAGGCTGTGCAGCAG GGTAAACAGGAAGAGAATGATGTGGTGGAGAAGTTGAACCTTTTCCTGGATTTACTCCAGTCCTATAAAGTGAGCTCTGCTGTTCTGCCAACAAGAAAGTTGTTTAGAGCAAGTTTGTGCTCTTTAGAGGGTGTAACGCCAACTGGATGGAAAACG GACCTGTGTGAAAGGCACGAGAAGGGGGTATTGCACAAGCACCAGCGAGCGTTGCACAAGTACAGCATGATGAAGAAGCAGATGATGAGTGCCACTGTGCAGAACAAAGAGCCAGAATCAGTGGAGCAACTGGAGTCTCGGATTGTGGAG CAAGAAAATGCGATCATAACCATGGAGCTGCGGAATTACTTCTCCTTGTACTGCCTGCATCAGGAGACACAGCTCATCCACATCTACCTGCCTCTCACATCTCACATTTTGGGGGCCTTTGTCAACTCCCAGATTCAGGGTCACAAAGAG ATGAGTAAAGTTTGGAATGAATTGAAGCCGAAGTTGAGCTGCCTTTTTGTGGGATCCAGCAGTATGCCAACTCCGCCACTCTCACCTCCAGAGGGAAATTTCTTTTCCAATTAA
- the SNX8 gene encoding sorting nexin-8 isoform X3: MSYCTKERACSDLAKPPVNEPREAEQFLMQTPQGNPLLLSHTLQELLSKDSVQVELIPEKKGLFLKHVEYEVSSKRFKCSVYRRYNDFVVFHEMLLQKFPYRMVPALPPKRMLGADREFIESRRRALKRFINLVARHPPFSEDVLLKLFLSFSGSDVQNKLRELVQGVGDEFVTCRLATQAKDFLPADIQAQFAASRELIRNIYNSFYKLRDRAERIASRAIDNASDLLIFGKELSALGSDTTPLPSWAALNNNTWGTLKQALKGLSVEFALLADKAVQQGKQEENDVVEKLNLFLDLLQSYKDLCERHEKGVLHKHQRALHKYSMMKKQMMSATVQNKEPESVEQLESRIVEQENAIITMELRNYFSLYCLHQETQLIHIYLPLTSHILGAFVNSQIQGHKEMSKVWNELKPKLSCLFVGSSSMPTPPLSPPEGNFFSN, translated from the exons ATGTCCTACTGTACCAAAGAGAGAGCTTGCTCAG ATTTGGCAAAGCCTCCAGTAAATGAACCAAGGGAAGCGGAACAGTTTCTAATGCAGACGCCCCAGGGAAAtccactgctgctttcccacACCCTACAAGAGCTATTGAGCAAGGATAGTGTGCAGGTGGAGCTTATACCTGAGAAGAAGGGCCTTTTTCTGAAACACGTGGAATATGAGGTTTCCAGCAAG CGATTCAAGTGCTCGGTGTACAGACGCTACAACGACTTTGTGGTGTTCCACGAGATGCTGCTGCAGAAGTTCCCGTACCGCAtggtgccagcactgccccCAAAGAGGATGCTGGGAG CTGATCGCGAGTTCATAGAATCGAGGAGGAGAGCGCTGAAGCGATTTATAAACCTGGTGGCTCGACATCCCCCTTTCTCAGAAGATGTGCTCTTGAAACTCTTCCTGTCCTTCAGTGGCTCA GATGTACAGAATAAGCTAAGAGAATTGGTCCAGGGAGTAGGAGATGAATTTGTGACTTGCAGATTAGCTACCCAGGCCAAG GACTTCCTCCCAGCTGACATTCAGGCCCAGtttgctgccagcagggagctgatcagaaatatttataaCAGCTTTTATAAGCTCCGGGACCGTGCAGAGAGAATCGCCTCCCGAGCCATCGATAACGCCTCCGACCTCCTCATATTTGGGAAAGAGCTAAG TGCTTTGGGTTCAGACACTACTCCGCTTCCTTCCTGGGCTGCTTTGAATAACAACACATGGGGGACTCTGAAACAAGCCTTGAAGGGTCTGTCTGTTGAATTTGCACTTCTGGCAGATAAGGCTGTGCAGCAG GGTAAACAGGAAGAGAATGATGTGGTGGAGAAGTTGAACCTTTTCCTGGATTTACTCCAGTCCTATAAA GACCTGTGTGAAAGGCACGAGAAGGGGGTATTGCACAAGCACCAGCGAGCGTTGCACAAGTACAGCATGATGAAGAAGCAGATGATGAGTGCCACTGTGCAGAACAAAGAGCCAGAATCAGTGGAGCAACTGGAGTCTCGGATTGTGGAG CAAGAAAATGCGATCATAACCATGGAGCTGCGGAATTACTTCTCCTTGTACTGCCTGCATCAGGAGACACAGCTCATCCACATCTACCTGCCTCTCACATCTCACATTTTGGGGGCCTTTGTCAACTCCCAGATTCAGGGTCACAAAGAG ATGAGTAAAGTTTGGAATGAATTGAAGCCGAAGTTGAGCTGCCTTTTTGTGGGATCCAGCAGTATGCCAACTCCGCCACTCTCACCTCCAGAGGGAAATTTCTTTTCCAATTAA